The DNA window CCTGCCCCACAGCGTTCCCCTTATTGCTATCGGCATGGCGATCCTCTGGTTTGGCTGGTTCGGATTCACGGCAGGGAATGCTTTTGCAATGAATGATGTTGCAATTGTGGCATTTCTCAATACCGCGATCGCCGGGGGTTTTGCTGCATTCGTATGGATGATAATGGATTGGGGCATGGAAGGCAAACCAAAGCTTGTCGGATTCCTGACAGGGGGTCTTGCAGGGCTTGTCGTTATCACTCCTGCCGCCGGATATATAACGCCTGGCTCGTCAATATTATTCGGTATTTTTGCAGGGATCATCTGTTACCTCGCTGTAATGTTAAAGAACAGGCGCAAATGGGATGATGCACTGGATGTATGGGGTGTGCATGGGATCGGCGGATTCCTTGGCATAACGCTTCTTGGCATATTCAGCACACTTTCGGTTAACAATGACGGAGCAAACGGTCTTTTGTACGGCGGAATCGATTTCCTTAAAAAAGAGGTCGCAGCAGTTGCCTTCGCTTCGCTTTATGCTTTTCTGATAACTATCCTGATATTCTTTATCATTGACAATACAATGTCGCTTCGCGTGTCGAAAGATGTAGAAGAGCAGGGACTCGATAAGCATTTACATGGTGAGAAGGCTTATAATAAATAGCAATATGCTGGTATTATCTTTTTTTTAGCAATTTTTTGTACCGTTGTTTCTTTTTCGATAACAAGTTTATTATAAAGGATATTACGGATTATTTTGAAATTATTATTAGCAATATATAATTCCTCAATTTCCTTTCCAGTAAAACCTGCTTTTAATAATTTTACTCTTTCTTCTGTAGTTTCCAACATGAATCCTCACGGTTACCAGCTTTTTTCAACATTTTCAATTTTTTTGTCGGAAAAATCCAGTTTATGAGCAGCACAATATCATCATTATATAGATTATCACAGCTATTCGAATGTCTGAGACTGAAATAAGTATATTGAAAGTTTTTTACAGTTATTATTGTTTTAAAATCAATTATACGGTATATTATAGCATTTTTTAGTTTTTTATCGTTTACTAATAATTTAATTCAGGAAAAATATCATTTAAACATTTTGCCCGGATTGACACCTAACTTCAAGCACTATCGTTGCTTGCGCTGGACAGGTGCGCACCCCATTTCAGACCTTCCCCAAACGCGCTTCCTTCAAAATTCCTTCTTCAAGTGTAAAGACTGTTATTCATTTCTCCCCTTTTTTATCAGACAATTTCTTGATCATATTTCGCAACTCAGAAATTTCTCCGTGAATTTCTATTATTTCATTATAAATAGGACTACGATTGTCTTTTATTGACTGCTCCTGGGAGAAAAGTTGTTTACTTGGCAAAATATATACATACGTTATCCACATAGCAATAAGAGTTAAAACGAACATCGCTCCCATGAATATTAAATAGTCCGGAAAGAGTATTCGTATGAATGAATCCCCGGAGCTATAATATTGGAGTCTTGTGATCATCAAAAAATTTAATAATGAAAAAAGAAACATGATCTCTCCAACTATAATTAAAAATCCACCAAGTTTAGTGGACATTTTTCTCTGTTTTGGGATCAGCTTTTCGAATGACATGTTTAAAATTATTTCTGGCCCGTTTTCACGAAATTCCCAGAGCATTAGCGATTGGCGCCGGAGGTTTTATTGAGCTTCCCGGGGCTACTTCAAGATTCCTTGCCCACAGGAAAAGGCATGTATGATATGCTGTCGTGACATACATGGAAAGCGCTATCACTATGACGATCAAGATGGCTGCCAATAATAATGCTATTATCGGACCTACGATAGTGAGCAATGAGAAACCGATAAAGATTGCAATTATAATGCCGATGAATGAAAGAATTCCTGTAACAAGTCCTACCGCTATTTCACCAACTCCTATTGGAAGAAGATTCCTTTTGATGATCTGGGTTGTTCTTTCTATAGCGCTCCCCAGCTCCCTATCCTCAATAACTATTGCAGGAATCATAAAATAAGTACCAACTGTCCAGGCTTTTTCTATAAATCCCATGATCATATTGGAAATACCTCCAATTGCACCGCTTCTTTGCGCCTTACCTCTTAGTACTCCCAGGATTATATTGACAATAGCTGAAATTATTGCAAGATATAATATAGTAAACTTATTTTTCTCTGTTGCAGCCCATGCCTCTGACATAGTAGCATCGCCGTCTTTAAAATAATCATAAACAAGAAACGCTGTCATTCCTGTGAAGAAGTATGAGATGAAATAATTTCCAAGTAAAACAAGAAAGGCAAAGAGATAAAATATATTTCCAAGCTTCAAGCCTGATTCGAGGAAAAGCATGATAATAATTGAAAATATAGTAAAAAACGCCCCTACGAATATAGAATAGAATGCGGGTTTAATGACATCTGCATCTTTACCTATTAAGCTGAAACTCTCCTTTATGAAGGAGAAACCTTTGAATACATTTTCAAACATACTTTTTCACGTTCCTTTTTTCCTGATAAATTAATTAAAATAATCATTTTTCTCCTGATTTAACTTTTTTGTCCTTCCCTATTACTGTCCCGTTATATTTTCCACTAACCGCATCAATGATATTTTGTGGATTTTCCCCATTAAGTATAATAGTTTTAATATTACTTCTCTCGATAATCTTCGCTGCCAGAAGGTCTATCGGAGAATTGGCCCCTGCAACCATCTCAGTCTTCATTACGATTTCAATAAGCTGATGAGGTGTCATGGTTCCAAATTTTTTTGCATCTTTGTTCTTTTTGGGATCACTCGTATAAACGCCATCAATGGACGTCGCATTTATGAGCAGATCCGCGCCGACATATTCTGCAAGGACAGCAGAAACAGCATCGGTAGTCTGTCCCGGAGTTACACCGCCCATTACTATTATTTTGCCTGTCAAGCTTGCGGTTCTTGCCTCTTTGTAGTTCAACGGAGGCTCATAATAGGCCGCATCGCCAATGGCTGCGATCAGAAGCCTGGCATTTATGCGCGTGATATCAATACCTATAAAATCACATGTGGCTTCATCAGAACCAAGATCTCGCACAACCCCAATGTATTCACGTGCAGCTTTTCCTCCCCCCGTAACAATAAATACCTCATGATCCTTTCCAATCTCCTTAATCGCATTTGCATAGCTTTTGAAATTTTCAGGATGTAATTCCTTTGCAAGGACTGATCCACCAATGGAAACAACGATCTTCATGAAACCTCTCATTCTTCTCTGGGGATATTAAATCTCTTATACAAAAGCCACTCCGAGCAAATGGAGAATTATTACAATAATTGCACCGGGAATTCCAGCAAAGGCGCAAACAAGTAACGCTGGGAGAGAATAATTTATACCGACATTAAAAATTACATTGGCAGCAACAAGAATAATAAGCCCCAGTACAGCATTTATTATGAGATGGGTTACAGTTTTTAATAAATAATATGCAATAATAACTCCTATTATCGCTAATAACACGATTATAATTTCAAGTGCCACATTAATTAAATGGCTCTCCTTTTAATTAAACATTTCGATTAATTTTTACTTTTCGGGGAAAAAATTATGAGGAACAGTTTGAAACACTGCATTTTTCCTGAATTGATTTTCTGGACCTGAAACTTCCGATAAATTCATACCAGTTCTGTACAGCCAGTATGAAAGATATCAAAAAGACCATCTGGGCAAGATCAGCCAGGTGATACACATTGAGTATCTCTCCTTCTGACATGAAGTTAACAATGAATCTGAATACGTTATTTAATGCAAATGAAGCGCCTGCTATTGAAATATATATCCAGGTCTTCTGGATTATCGAATTATTGAGAAATAACCGTGCTCTCAGCAGTTCTTTGTCCACTTTACGCGTCATTATAAGAATTTGTCCTATCATGAATATCACTATGAACGCTGCACCGGCATTGTATAATACCATGAATGTTTCAACAAAATCCATACCAAATGAAGTAATCATAACGCCTCTATTCCTAAACTGAAGTTATACTTAAAGTGGTATGTATATATGATTTATTGAACAAAACGTGTGAACCATTAATCTTTAAGCCTTATTTCCCCCAGGGTCTCATATATAGGACCAACCGGTGTTAGCGTACTTTTCTTGAGATAAATGGATCCGACATTCATCATTCCAAGGTCTATATGCTCCAATTTTTTCAAATTGCCAAGAAGTAAGGACTTATCCCTTAATCGCTTAACACGGGCAAGGGTTGCATGAGGTGAGAAATGGTGATCTTTTTCGAATTTAAATAGCGAAAGTACACGTTCAACCTCATCATGCAGTACATCAAAATTACCTTCAGCCCCAAGCCATATGACTTTTATATAAGCAGGTTTCGGAAACACGCCTACGCCTTTTATTTTCGCTTCAAATTGCCTGCAATTTATCTGTGATAACGCAGATAAAATCGATTCGACATTATTTTCCCTGATATCCCCCAGGAATTTCAGGGTTATATGAACCTGTTCTGGTTCAACGAGTTTTATTCCAGGCATATCCAGGGAAGATCCGATTTTTTCTATTTCAGGAATAAATCGATCAGGCAACTCAACAGCTATGAATGTCCTTATCATATTGATCAAAGTAAATACTCATTTAAACAATAAAAATTATATGATTCGATAGCTTGATAATAAAAAAGGTGTTTAAAGGAATAAAGGTGCAATAATGAAAAGAGATCTGATGGATATCCTGTGCTGCCCGATGTGTAAAGGCGACCTCGTACTTGAAGTTACAGAAGAAAATGAGAAAGAGATCGTTAAAGGGACGCTTTATTGCGGAAAATGTAAAGAGTATTACCCGATAGACGATGGTATTCCAAACATGCTGCCGCCGGAATTAAGGGAATGATTGAATTAAGTAATTATATCAGCAATATATATCAGCAATACTCTCTCATTACCAGTCTTCGGATTGCTTTTTTCCTGATACGCTAATTACAGTTTTCAAACCAACTATATCAACAACTAAAATGCTGACTCTCACCAGAACTGAAAAAACCATTCCCAAAGCTGGTGAAATTCCAAAAAACGAAAATACAAGGATTATTCCTCCCTCCATAAGCCCCAGGCCAGCGGGTGATAATGGGACAAACATCAGAATCGTAATGAGGGGATGAAGCAGAAAAAAAATAGGAAATGATATTTCAATTCCGATAGCTTTTCCTAAAAAGTACCACTGCGATGCAGCAAATATCCATCCTATCATATATAATATCAAGATTACGTTTAAGTTATCCTTGATCAGGATGCTCCTGTCTTTAAAAGAAGAAAGATTTTCAGTGAACTTGTTAAGAAAAGGGATCTTACCCAAAAATTTTGATGTCATTTTTTCATTATTCCATGATACTAACAGCATTAATATCCCGACAACCAGGAGAATTACCGAACCTACCACCGCATAAATAATGAAGTTTTGTTCAATATTCAAATAAAAAGATAAATAAATTATAGCTACAATAGCACCCATAACCTTAAGGATGAATTCAACCCCCTGCGGCGCAAAAATGCATGCCATTCCTTCTGTAATAGGAATGCCAGCTTTTTTTCTTAATATTAAAGGTGTTAAAAAATAACCACTCCTTCCAGGAGTTATATCTCCAATGATCATTCCTCCCATATGTGAAAGAAAAACGTCCTTTAACTTCATTTCATGCCCTATTTTTTTTAGCAGATAAGATAAACGCAATGCGAGTACCATATCTAGGAAAAGGTATGAGAAGCATGCCATTATGAAATAGCTTAAATCGGTTTTTTTTAGAACTTCAAATAACTCATTCAGGTTCAGTTTATTCAATATAAAAGCAATAATAGATACGCCAATAATGATTTGAACTAATAAATGAAGCTTCCTCATCCTGGGCTAATAATATCTTCAAGTGTTAAATGTTTCCCATTGGTTTTTGAAAAGATACACTTTTTGATCGCGGAATACGTATCATGTCCCCATAGATTGTCCCGTATTTGCGTTTAAGCTCATTATATTTGAATTCCAAAAAAGTGCTTAATTCAGGATGTGCTGTAGCCTGGATATATTCGTCAGTATAAATACTTACCAGACTATCGAAATCCTTGCGTGAGTTGCCATGGGCATAATTCTTTCCTGAATACCGCCTT is part of the Candidatus Methanoperedens sp. genome and encodes:
- a CDS encoding ammonium transporter, with product MLNPAFNTTDITFIMIATCLVMVMTPGLAFFYGGLVGRKNAVTIMMQSFVALGVSTIMWITVGYSLSFSGDYYGIIGNLDYALLSNISASTPSPVSPALPLYIFLAYQLMVAVITPPLITGAFTNRVRFKAYIIFLVLWQLLIYYPLVHMVWGGGALMQWGVKDFGGGIVVHAIAGMSALASVLYLGSRKVKDLPHSVPLIAIGMAILWFGWFGFTAGNAFAMNDVAIVAFLNTAIAGGFAAFVWMIMDWGMEGKPKLVGFLTGGLAGLVVITPAAGYITPGSSILFGIFAGIICYLAVMLKNRRKWDDALDVWGVHGIGGFLGITLLGIFSTLSVNNDGANGLLYGGIDFLKKEVAAVAFASLYAFLITILIFFIIDNTMSLRVSKDVEEQGLDKHLHGEKAYNK
- a CDS encoding UMP kinase yields the protein MKIVVSIGGSVLAKELHPENFKSYANAIKEIGKDHEVFIVTGGGKAAREYIGVVRDLGSDEATCDFIGIDITRINARLLIAAIGDAAYYEPPLNYKEARTASLTGKIIVMGGVTPGQTTDAVSAVLAEYVGADLLINATSIDGVYTSDPKKNKDAKKFGTMTPHQLIEIVMKTEMVAGANSPIDLLAAKIIERSNIKTIILNGENPQNIIDAVSGKYNGTVIGKDKKVKSGEK
- a CDS encoding transcriptional regulator, which codes for MALEIIIVLLAIIGVIIAYYLLKTVTHLIINAVLGLIILVAANVIFNVGINYSLPALLVCAFAGIPGAIIVIILHLLGVAFV
- the thpR gene encoding RNA 2',3'-cyclic phosphodiesterase, which gives rise to MIRTFIAVELPDRFIPEIEKIGSSLDMPGIKLVEPEQVHITLKFLGDIRENNVESILSALSQINCRQFEAKIKGVGVFPKPAYIKVIWLGAEGNFDVLHDEVERVLSLFKFEKDHHFSPHATLARVKRLRDKSLLLGNLKKLEHIDLGMMNVGSIYLKKSTLTPVGPIYETLGEIRLKD
- a CDS encoding Trm112 family protein, with product MKRDLMDILCCPMCKGDLVLEVTEENEKEIVKGTLYCGKCKEYYPIDDGIPNMLPPELRE
- a CDS encoding flippase-like domain-containing protein, whose protein sequence is MRKLHLLVQIIIGVSIIAFILNKLNLNELFEVLKKTDLSYFIMACFSYLFLDMVLALRLSYLLKKIGHEMKLKDVFLSHMGGMIIGDITPGRSGYFLTPLILRKKAGIPITEGMACIFAPQGVEFILKVMGAIVAIIYLSFYLNIEQNFIIYAVVGSVILLVVGILMLLVSWNNEKMTSKFLGKIPFLNKFTENLSSFKDRSILIKDNLNVILILYMIGWIFAASQWYFLGKAIGIEISFPIFFLLHPLITILMFVPLSPAGLGLMEGGIILVFSFFGISPALGMVFSVLVRVSILVVDIVGLKTVISVSGKKQSEDW